In one window of Ruminococcus albus AD2013 DNA:
- a CDS encoding type II toxin-antitoxin system RelE/ParE family toxin — protein MSKYKVEVTSFAENSIRSIADYIRNKLKAPQAARNTVKMIFDAITELDNFPNKVKLIEEEPWRTEGIHQMTIGNYYVYFWINELENRVIVTDVIYARREQKDALADMPMK, from the coding sequence ATGAGTAAATATAAGGTCGAAGTTACATCGTTTGCTGAAAACTCGATCAGATCCATAGCAGATTATATCAGAAATAAGCTTAAAGCACCTCAGGCGGCTCGCAATACAGTGAAAATGATCTTTGATGCGATAACAGAGCTTGACAATTTCCCTAACAAGGTCAAGCTTATAGAGGAAGAGCCTTGGCGCACCGAAGGTATACATCAAATGACTATCGGGAATTACTATGTATATTTCTGGATTAACGAGCTTGAAAACAGAGTCATAGTAACTGATGTCATTTACGCAAGGAGAGAGCAGAAGGATGCTCTGGCTGATATGCCGATGAAGTAA
- a CDS encoding ATP-binding protein, giving the protein MYMRRKIDRFLSDWKLDNDRKPLIIKGSRQIGKTESIRHFAAEHYESVIEINFVEEPKYTMITADGYKSDAIIKNISLIDPTKKFIPGKTLLFFDEIQHFPDIATSLKFFKQDGRFDVICSGSMLGINYRRIESNSVGYKKDYIMYSLDFEEFLWAKGYDASLHDDLLGAMLELRPFSEPEMAVYRSLFLDYCVLGGMPAVVKQYIESGIFEGSLDTQRQLIEDYKEDIRKYADGVDQTRIINVFNSIAPQLAKENKKFQISKVASGARFHTYRGCIEWLTDAGIVNVCNCMNFPELPLKGNIDPDKFKLYFSDSGLLVAMLDDEAQDDLRANKNLGVYKGALYENMVGEALVKSGCELCYYKRDDSTLEQDFFLRTSNSLVPVEVKSQNGRAKSLRTLISSEKYADIRFGVKMINGNIGYSDHIYTFPYFCTFLLREFLKAGTFDEEKDL; this is encoded by the coding sequence ATGTATATGCGAAGAAAAATAGACCGGTTTCTAAGCGACTGGAAACTTGACAACGACAGAAAGCCGCTTATCATTAAAGGTTCACGTCAGATAGGTAAGACCGAATCAATCCGCCACTTTGCAGCAGAACACTACGAAAGCGTTATAGAGATAAATTTTGTAGAAGAACCGAAATACACGATGATAACCGCAGACGGTTATAAAAGCGATGCAATCATCAAAAACATCTCACTGATCGACCCAACCAAAAAATTTATCCCCGGAAAAACGTTGCTCTTCTTCGATGAGATACAGCACTTTCCCGATATTGCCACAAGTCTGAAATTCTTCAAACAAGACGGACGCTTTGATGTGATATGCAGCGGTTCGATGCTGGGCATCAATTACCGCAGGATAGAAAGCAACAGTGTAGGCTACAAAAAAGACTATATCATGTACTCGCTTGACTTTGAAGAATTCCTGTGGGCAAAAGGATATGATGCTTCGCTGCATGACGATCTGCTCGGTGCTATGCTGGAGCTGAGACCGTTCAGCGAGCCGGAAATGGCAGTGTACCGTTCATTGTTTCTTGACTATTGTGTACTCGGGGGTATGCCAGCCGTTGTGAAGCAGTATATCGAGAGCGGTATTTTTGAAGGCTCTCTCGATACGCAAAGACAGCTGATAGAGGACTATAAAGAAGATATCAGAAAATATGCAGACGGTGTAGACCAGACCAGGATCATCAATGTCTTCAATAGCATAGCACCGCAGCTTGCAAAAGAGAATAAGAAATTCCAAATCTCAAAAGTCGCTTCCGGAGCACGCTTTCACACATACAGAGGTTGTATTGAATGGCTCACCGACGCAGGGATCGTTAATGTATGTAATTGTATGAATTTTCCTGAACTGCCGCTGAAGGGCAACATTGATCCTGATAAATTCAAGCTGTATTTTTCAGACAGCGGACTGCTTGTAGCAATGCTTGATGATGAAGCACAGGACGACCTTCGTGCCAACAAAAATTTAGGCGTTTACAAAGGCGCTCTTTATGAAAATATGGTTGGTGAAGCACTGGTAAAAAGCGGCTGTGAGCTGTGTTATTACAAGCGTGATGACTCTACGCTCGAACAGGATTTCTTTCTGAGAACAAGCAATTCTCTTGTTCCTGTTGAAGTGAAATCACAGAACGGCAGAGCAAAGTCCCTGCGGACACTGATCAGTTCGGAAAAATATGCTGACATACGCTTTGGTGTTAAAATGATAAACGGCAATATCGGCTACAGCGATCATATCTACACATTTCCATATTTTTGCACATTTTTGCTCAGAGAGTTTCTGAAAGCCGGAACATTCGATGAAGAAAAAGACCTGTAA
- a CDS encoding helix-turn-helix domain-containing protein, translating to MTVKEMRAKTGLSQAQFAKLLGIPKRTIENWDGGKSNCHEYTIKLIDYFLTHEGLYNEE from the coding sequence ATGACCGTAAAGGAAATGCGTGCGAAAACAGGGCTATCCCAAGCCCAGTTCGCAAAGCTCCTCGGGATCCCCAAGAGAACTATCGAGAATTGGGACGGTGGAAAAAGCAACTGTCACGAGTATACAATCAAGTTGATAGATTACTTCCTTACGCACGAAGGATTATACAATGAGGAGTAA
- a CDS encoding transposase, which translates to MWKPSYFVATVSDRSLKQVTDYINSQKNK; encoded by the coding sequence ATATGGAAACCATCGTATTTTGTAGCAACTGTAAGCGACAGAAGTCTTAAACAGGTAACAGATTACATTAATTCTCAAAAAAACAAGTAG
- a CDS encoding peptidase domain-containing ABC transporter, protein MEEGFFLKYPHIKQHDETDCGAACLSMIAESYGKRLKLATCRELIKVDSQGASIYGIVEGAKQLGLEAEGLEGEWDELVDGIKNKEFALPFIARIINDQHYEHFVVVYKIDEKYVTIGDPGAAKITRITVEKFRDQWQEQIVSFEKGAEFVADDERKGSFKKFFRYITCQKKMLTFIFISSIIVTFINLFSSVMLPYVFSASSAPALASTIEEEHEHEHEHEHDEAAEKEQMDALGYQKYEKTITIVEKVQNKFDVVFKNLTTVSVIIIALYLLGIVVNILRGYLLAETSKRVNVPLTTTYYDHLLDLPMNFFETRKTGELMSRFSDTEKIREAISATALTVMLDSIMAIGCGIVLFFISKTLLLVVMVVIAIYALIVFLFKNPIKQVNHKYMESYAVVTSYLKESVDGIETIKAYQNEKSSKNKLSHLFGDFADFTVHGSLIYIIQEALVSATGSIGIVVLLFIGAKLCAENIISILDLFVFYYLIGYFINPVKNLINLQPELQTAVVAGERLNDVLDAKSEDDGATVNLENIENITAENLSFCYGNRDLVLKDIDLEIKKGQKIALVGESGSGKTTFIKLLMKYYAPSSGELKINGKPLTEYSIKSVRSKISYVSQNIFLFADTVLNNLTMYDSSIPEEKVREVCRLCSIDDIIEKMPLGYHSMLGENGSELSGGQKQRMALARAMLRDPEIIILDEATSHLDSITEGNIKEAFDKVCAGKTVILIAHRLKTIQECDMIYVMDNGEIIEKGNHSSLIEQNGVYARLFKNS, encoded by the coding sequence ATAGCTGAATCCTATGGAAAAAGGCTGAAGCTTGCAACTTGTCGTGAACTTATAAAAGTAGACAGTCAGGGGGCAAGTATTTATGGTATAGTTGAGGGCGCTAAGCAGTTAGGATTAGAGGCCGAAGGACTTGAGGGCGAATGGGATGAACTTGTTGACGGGATAAAAAACAAGGAATTTGCTCTGCCCTTTATCGCAAGGATTATCAACGACCAGCACTATGAGCATTTTGTAGTTGTATATAAAATTGATGAGAAATATGTAACTATCGGGGATCCCGGTGCAGCTAAGATAACCCGTATTACGGTGGAAAAGTTCCGTGATCAATGGCAGGAACAGATAGTTTCTTTTGAAAAAGGAGCCGAATTTGTGGCTGACGATGAACGCAAAGGCTCTTTCAAAAAGTTTTTCAGGTATATAACCTGTCAGAAAAAAATGCTGACGTTTATATTTATTTCATCAATAATCGTGACGTTTATAAACCTTTTCAGTTCGGTGATGCTGCCATATGTCTTTTCAGCAAGCAGTGCTCCGGCTTTGGCTTCGACAATTGAAGAAGAACATGAGCATGAACATGAACACGAACATGATGAAGCAGCTGAAAAAGAGCAAATGGATGCCCTCGGTTATCAGAAATACGAAAAAACGATCACTATTGTTGAAAAGGTTCAGAACAAATTCGATGTTGTATTTAAAAATCTGACAACGGTTTCTGTGATAATAATAGCACTTTATCTACTCGGTATTGTCGTAAACATACTTAGAGGTTATCTGCTTGCAGAAACCTCAAAGCGAGTTAATGTTCCGCTTACAACTACATATTACGACCATTTGCTTGATCTTCCTATGAATTTCTTTGAAACAAGGAAAACAGGCGAACTTATGTCACGTTTTTCTGATACGGAAAAAATACGTGAGGCTATCTCGGCTACGGCTCTGACCGTCATGCTTGATTCCATAATGGCAATTGGCTGTGGAATAGTGCTGTTCTTTATCAGTAAAACACTTTTGCTGGTAGTAATGGTCGTTATAGCTATATATGCTCTGATAGTTTTTCTGTTTAAAAACCCAATAAAACAGGTAAACCATAAATATATGGAAAGCTATGCAGTAGTGACATCATATCTGAAGGAATCGGTAGACGGCATTGAAACAATAAAAGCCTATCAGAATGAGAAGAGTTCCAAAAACAAGCTTTCACATTTATTTGGTGATTTTGCAGACTTTACTGTACACGGTTCACTTATATATATCATACAGGAAGCACTTGTTTCCGCAACCGGCTCAATCGGAATAGTTGTGCTGTTGTTTATTGGCGCAAAGCTGTGTGCAGAAAACATCATCAGCATACTTGACCTTTTTGTGTTCTATTATCTTATCGGGTACTTCATAAATCCTGTAAAGAATCTTATAAATCTTCAGCCTGAGCTTCAGACAGCTGTTGTTGCAGGTGAAAGATTGAACGATGTTCTTGATGCAAAATCTGAAGATGACGGGGCAACCGTAAACCTTGAAAACATTGAGAATATAACTGCAGAAAATTTATCATTCTGTTATGGAAACCGAGATCTTGTACTGAAAGACATAGATCTTGAAATAAAAAAGGGTCAGAAAATAGCACTTGTTGGTGAAAGCGGAAGCGGTAAAACAACGTTCATAAAACTTCTTATGAAGTATTACGCACCAAGTTCAGGTGAACTTAAAATAAACGGCAAGCCGTTGACGGAATACTCAATAAAATCTGTAAGAAGCAAGATTTCTTATGTTTCACAGAATATTTTCCTGTTTGCGGATACTGTTTTGAATAACCTTACAATGTATGATAGCAGTATCCCAGAAGAAAAAGTAAGAGAAGTATGTAGACTTTGCAGTATTGACGATATTATTGAAAAAATGCCGCTTGGCTACCATTCAATGCTCGGTGAAAACGGAAGTGAGCTTTCGGGTGGACAAAAACAGCGTATGGCATTAGCAAGGGCAATGTTAAGAGATCCTGAGATAATCATTCTCGATGAAGCTACAAGTCACCTTGATTCGATAACAGAGGGAAATATTAAGGAAGCCTTTGACAAGGTATGCGCGGGAAAAACTGTGATCCTGATAGCACACCGCCTGAAAACCATTCAGGAATGTGATATGATTTACGTTATGGATAACGGTGAAATAATCGAAAAAGGAAATCATAGCAGTCTTATAGAACAAAACGGAGTCTATGCAAGACTTTTCAAAAATTCATAG